In the Choloepus didactylus isolate mChoDid1 chromosome 5, mChoDid1.pri, whole genome shotgun sequence genome, one interval contains:
- the PTF1A gene encoding pancreas transcription factor 1 subunit alpha codes for MDAVLLEHFPGGLDAFPSPYFDDEDFFTDQSSRDPLEDGDELLAAEQAEVDFLSRQLHEYCARDGTCMLLPPAPGAPPSGDPGDPRGAGPCYGAAAAPGGLPSSPGSPSGLAWPCAAATALSPGERLRGLGAAARRRRRVRSEAELQQLRQAANVRERRRMQSINDAFEGLRSHIPTLPYEKRLSKVDTLRLAIGYINFLSELVQADLPLRSGGGAGGGGGPGGGGRRSGDSLGSQARKVIICHRATRSPSPSDPDYGLPPLAGHSLSWTDEKQLKEQNIIRTAKVWTPEDPRKLNSKSSFNNRENEPPFELVS; via the exons ATGGACGCGGTCCTGCTCGAGCATTTCCCCGGGGGGCTGGATGCCTTCCCGTCGCCCTACTTCGACGACGAGGACTTCTTCACCGATCAGTCCTCCCGGGATCCCCTGGAGGACGGCGACGAGCTGCTGGCCGCCGAGCAGGCCGAGGTGGACTTCCTCAGCCGCCAGCTTCACGAATACTGCGCCCGCGACGGGACATGCATGCTGCTGCCTCCCGCGCCCGGCGCGCCACCTTCGGGGGACCCTGGAGACCCGCGTGGCGCCGGTCCCTGCTACGGGGCGGCCGCGGCTCCCGGTGGCCTCCCTTCATCTCCCGGCTCGCCCTCTGGCCTGGCCTGGCCGTGCGCCGCGGCCACCGCGCTGTCCCCCGGGGAGCGCCTGCGGGGCCTGGGCGCGGCGGCGCGGCGGCGGCGCCGGGTGCGCTCCGAGGCGGAGCTGCAGCAGCTGCGGCAGGCGGCCAATGTGCGCGAGCGACGGCGCATGCAGTCCATCAACGACGCCTTCGAGGGGCTGCGCTCGCACATCCCCACGCTGCCCTACGAGAAGCGTCTCTCCAAGGTGGACACGCTGCGCCTGGCCATCGGCTACATCAACTTCCTCAGCGAGCTGGTGCAGGCCGATCTGCCCCTGCGCAGCGGCGGTGGCGCGGGCGGCGGCGGGGGGCCGGGCGGTGGCGGGCGCCGGAGCGGGGACAGCCTGGGTAGCCAGGCCCGCAAGGTCATCATCTGCCATCGCGCCACGC GGTCTCCGTCTCCGAGCGACCCGGATTACGGCCTCCCTCCTCTGGCGGGACACTCGCTCTCATGGACTGATGAAAAACAACTCAAAGAACAAAATATCATCCGAACAGCCAAAGTGTGGACCCCAGAGGACCCCAGAAAACTCAACAGCAAATCCTCCTTCAACAACAGAGAGAACGAACCACCCTTCGAGTTAGTGTCCTGA